TGATGTCAGGACCCCACACGAACATCGCTTTCAGATCTTCTATGTGCTTCTCGATGCCCTTCGTCTCGTGGCCGTCCGGCCAAGTGACGATGACATCATCTGCGTGGCTCTCGCCGAGGCGGTCCCATTTCTGATTACTGAACACATCGAAATCGAGCACGTCGAAGATTTTCAGCTTCTGCTCCACGGCTGTCGCCTGGTGTTCATGCGGTGGGGCAGGAAACTGAGGATGCTCAAATTGCTCTTGAGCCATGGCCGGCCCATTGGCCCACGCGACGACCGAGAGGATTGTCAGGAAACAAGCGATATTGCGCATAGCGACCTCCTTTGTAACTTCACGAGCGGACCCGCAGAGTTTAGAGCTTGCGCGACTGCATCTCGTAGAGCTTGCCGCCTGCCCAGCACTGCGGAATGGCCAGCAAGGGATTACTAGGCTGTTGCTGCGCGCGCCGGTCGAACATAGCGCAGCACGTCGTAGCAGGAAAGCCACTGCTCGCCTCGCGCCGCGGCGGCTCGAACCCGATCCATTCCGGCGGCATGCTTTTCAGCGGCGATGAGGCGCATTGCCGACGAGCATTTCGCCTCCAGCCTCCCCAAGAACTCGCCATCCAGCGGTATCCATCCAGCCGCCTGCTCCTGAGAATCGAGCCGCAACCCCGCGCGCTCAGCCTCCTTATGGAGTCGAGCAATCGTAGGATACCGGATCAGCTCGATCGCCAGGATCTCGGGGAAGAATGCCGTTAGACTGCGGCGCTTCAGCGTGTCCTCGGAGTCCGTGACGATCACCAGATGTCCTCCTGGCACAAGGACTCGGTGAGCCTCCGTCAAGAAACGCGGGATGTCTTCGATGTGGTGAATGACATCGACGGCGAAAGCGAGTGCGAACCTCTCGTTCGGAAACGGGAACTCCTTCGCAGCGTCACCATGCACGAACGTCGCGTTCGACCTCCAACCGCGCGCCTCTTGCAGCATAGGCTCCGACAGGTCGAATCCGGCATAGACCAACTCGCTTCGTGACTCCGCGAGAGCGCGAATGTAGTTGCCCGTACCGCAGCCGATCTCGAGCACTGCTGTATCGGCCGGCAGTGCGCCGACTATCCGCGCGAGAGGCGAGACGATCCAAGGGACCGCCCTCCGCGCCCACGCATACGTTGCCGCGTACTCGTCGTAGTCGGTCGGAAATGAAGAAGCGTCATTCATGGCAGCGGCGCATGGTTCGTGTCACAAGATGGAGGAACGCCTCAGGAAAGCTAGGGTTCGATCCCAAGCCAGGCTCACAGAAGCTCACGGGGCGGCCAGCACGCCGTAGGGCTTTGACCCGGCGCTTCTTGACGAGAGAAAGCGCTTGTTGGGCGACCGCGTCCCTGAACACCCTACGACAAGGTCACAGCATCCCAGTCAGGATCGCCGACAGTTATCAACGCTATGAGAGCTCGCGCCGTGACCTTGTAGCCCTCTTCGAGGAGCTCCGTCGTTGGCCGGCCACGTGTCGTGCTTGGTACGCCGCCGCTGTGCACCGCCTTCGAGCGCGTCTTGTAAAGGTCTTCGAAGAGCGTGAAAAGCTGTCTTCGCTCATCGGGAGTTGCACCGAGCCAACGAGCGCCGCGAACACGGAGGCGAAAAGTCAGCTCACCCCTGTCATCGGAGAGATCACGCAGGAATATCGACTCGAGAGCTATTCCGAGGTCGATTGCTGCGTCGATAACACTCCGCCGCCGCATGGCTGTGTCCAAGCGGTGCATTGGCACCCGAAGCGCAGCCCGCCTTTGTTCACCGAGCGCGAGCCATGTTTCGAAGAGCTTTGAGCCATCGCCAGCGGCCGTTTGGGACAAGGGCCTGACGTTGCTCGAGCCCTCCGGGAGTCCGAAGGAGAAGCCGCCGAGAATCAGCGGAGCCCAGTCGGGTGCCTCGAGCCAAGACGAAACGATGACGGGCGCTGTTGGCCCGAATAGTCCGAGGCAGAGAAGGAGATCCGCGAGATCAGTGAGCGGGAGGGGCTGGCCCATGTGCTTGACAGCTTCAGTGTACTCTAGATGGATGCGACGGATCTCCACCTCCTGAGCTAGAGCCGAATCCAGAGGTGATTTGGGGCGCCAAAAGAGGAAGCGTTCGGTGACCGATCGCTTGGTGCTTGATTCCGGGAGCTGTTCCCATGGCACAAGAGTTATGCCTGGTCTTAGGGCGTAGGGACCGTCGGGCTTGATGCCGGCGACGGCAACAATCAGCCGACATGGCAGCCGCTCACAGCTGAGGTAGCGCTGGAGATCTGAAACGGCTCTCTCCGGACTCGCGGCCCGCGCGCGTTCGATCAGCCATGCGGCGAGGTCTGTGTGCTCGACGCGGCATACCCGCCCCCGCACGACTTGCATTAACCCGCCGAACATGACGAAATCGGGATCTCTCCTAAGCTGGTCGAGAAGCTGACTGAAGGGATGTCCCGGCGGGAAGTGCCCATCCAAGGCGCTGCGCAGCGCAATAGCTTGGGCGTATGCCGGGGCTGAAGGCGGGGGAGGATGATTCAGGGCGGCGGAGATGGCACCTTCAAGCTCTGGCTTAACCATGGGAGACGTCGTGCATGGGGCCACCTCTCTCGGGCGTGCAGGCTCCGAGGCCCAGGACGAAGACGCAAAGGCACGTCGTCATTCGCGACCGGCGAGTCAATGGCACCTCCTCACCTGCGAAGACGCTTGAAATAGAACCGCTGCGTCGCCCCAGCCGTGGTCACGCCAACGAGCTCCCAGCCGTCCGCCCCGAGCGGGTCGAGCTCCGCCTCGTCCGGCTCCTCTTTGTCGGGCAGGGCCCGCGCCAGACACTTGTACTCCCAGGTCGGCTCCACGTACACGACGGGAGGATAGACCGGTACCCCTCGGGGTGGATCTGGGGGCCGTTCAGGAATCTTCACGATAGTGTTCATGGATCAATTTCCTCCAAAGACCGGCTCAGCCGGCTGGAATCGAGTGATGCTCATGGGTGACCGTCCACTGGCCGTCAATCTTACACAGTCCCATGGTCACACGAAACTGTGCGATTCGTTTCCCGCCTTTTTGGGTTCCAGAGCACTGCATCAAGGCCGCTACAAACGCCACATCGTCGCCCGCCGTGATGTCCATAGAGGCGTCGCCCGAAGCCAGCGGAATACTATGAGCATTTTGCGAAGACGGGAAGAATTGCGGGAGACCCCAGCGAGAGCGGGAAATGGAGTTCTAGAAGCGGTGATCGTATTCGCGACTCAGACGAACAAGGGCAGCAGCATAGTCTAGCTCTGTATCTAGGGAATCAACCCACTCGAATCGGTAGGGTCTCTCATTGGAGGCTCGAAATCTGAGAATCACGAACTGATCGAATTTCGGCTCCGCGTGTTCAACGATGCGTTTCTCGGCTTCTGCTGCTTCCTGAATCGGGTGCTTATGTTTCTTGCCGTCGGTCAGGAATGATCGTCTCCCCTCATAGGAGCGGCAGATTTCCGCAAAATTGATACCGACTATTCCCACGCATAGCGGAGACCCACCGCCTCGCTTGAACTCATTGATTTGCCCGCCGAGATCGTTGATCACTCTATCTATTTGTTTGATCATCGCCTTTGCGAGTATCTTTGCTTCGGCTCCGATCTCCACCGTAGCGACCATCCCGCGAGCTACGGAGAACCCCTTCTCTTCAATCGCAGGTGTGCCAGGAACTATTTCACCAAATGTGCCATCGCCACGCCGAGCCTTGATTCCCCGCCGCACGTTTGCGAGATTGACTACGGCAATCTTTGACCTCACTCGCGCGGTAAACGTCCTGGAGCTCGCGAGGGTGAAGAGGTCTTCGTAGAGGTGAAGCGCCACCCAGTTCCCTAGGTTCGACCTCCTGTGGAGATACCTCTTGCCTTCAAAGAGGCTTCGGAATGCGTCGAGGAGCTTGTACGCCACTATTTCAGGACATCCAAAGTGACTTCGGTAGGGCCGACGAGGCGTCCTTGCCTTGTTAGTGGCTGGACGCGCTTCTTCGCAGCCCGCAAGTATGCGGGTTCGATGTCGCTCCCAATGGAGTTTCTACCCGTCTCTATCGCGGCGATGGTCGTGCTCCCCGTACCCAGGAATGGATCCAGGACGGTGTCACCAGNNNNNNNNNNNNNNNNNNNNNNNCGTATCAGACGCGCCGCCAATTCGACCGGATAGGGTGCAGGATGCCCATTCTTGGTGGATGCGCCGCGAATATCGCTCCAGAAGGAGCGGAACCAACTTGTCATCTCATCCTTGGTCAGCATTGAAAGCGCCTTCTGAATTGGGCGGACCGATCGATACTTCTCGCCCTTCCGCATGAAAAGGATGTGTTCCACGTCGTTCTTCACAATCGCGCCGGGCTGATAGGGTTTCCCATAGAACCCGGTGCCGTTCCCCTGGGCTTCCGTCGCCCCGTTCGCAATCTTGAGCCACATGATTGGGGTGAGGCAGTCCAATCCATGTCTGCGCGCGCGTACCTGTATGTCCGAATGCAGGGGCATGACATAGTGCCGCCCCCCTGACTTCCGTGGAACGCACACGTCTCCCACCACACAGCAGATTCGACCGCCGGGAACAAGCACGCGTTTACACTCGGACCACACCCTGTCGAGTTGCGTCAGAAAATCCTCATAGCTCTCAATGGCGCCCATCTGGTTTCGAGAGGGCAAGTATTCCTTCAAAGTCCAGTAGGGTGGAGAAGTCACGACGAGCTGGACCGATTCGTCTTTCAACCAGGAAAGATCTCGAGCATCAGCGATTCGGAGTGCGTGGTGCGTTTTGTCGAATGGCGCAGGCCAAGGACGGGTTCGATAATGTCGGTTGGCCTCTAGAAGCGCTCTCAACCCCCCGGGAGTATTGTCAGCTCCGTCGATCTCAAAGTGATGGCGAATACTCGGGCTGGCTTCCATGCGAGTGTTGTCTCCTAATCCGGGGTTTTAGGGGGGCCGACTGAGCGGCAGTATGCTTGCCGCATCGGTCGCGGGCAACAGGTCTCCCCAAATGCCTCTCTTGACAACTGCACAAATGTGCACTATACTAGGGGTCATGGTCAAGCCCAATTCGCCTAAGACGTCGCGAGGTGCCAGGAGACGCAAGCTCAAGCGATTCCCAGACATCGAACCCGTTGACCGCGAACAGGCGATCCTAGATATGATTGCGGGGTCGCTCCGCGAGCAGGGCCGGCCGCCGACGATCCGTGAAATCGGGGAGGCCTTCGGGATTGCCTCGACGAACGGTGTGCGGTACTACCTGGACCGCCTCGAGAAGGCGGGGAAAATCCGCCGCGACCGATGGACCTCGCGGGGGATCGAGATCCAGCACATTCCCGCGAGCGCCCCCGCGTCGGTTCGCGCGATCCCAGAACGGGCTTCCGAACATATCACCACCACCCGCAACGCCATCGAAATCCCCCTGCTGGGCCGCGTGGCCGCCGGCGCGCCGATTCTCGCCGAGGAGAACATTGAGGACGTGCTCATCGTAGACGGCGCGTTCGTGCGGCCCGGCAAGCATTTCGCCCTGCGCGTCAAGGGGGACAGCATGAAGAACGCGGGGATCCTGGACGGCGACGTCGTCATCGTGCACCACGAGGCGCCGCTCCGCTCCGGCGAGATCGCGGTGGCGGTGATCGGCGACGAGGCGACCGTGAAACGCTACTTCCCGCGCCGCGACAAGGTCCTCCTCATTCCTGAGAACGAAGCATACGAGCCGATCGAGGTGCGCCCGTCCGATCCGGACTTCCGGCTCGCGGGCAAGGTGGTGGGGGTGTTCCGGAGGCTTGGCTGATGGTCCATGCGCACTCATTCCCTAAGGCGAGCGACGGCTACTTCATGATCGAATCGATCCACGACCCCATCGAAGTCATCACGATGTTCGGAAACGGCCGGATGCGCCCCATCCGATTCCGCTGGAAGAACAAGATCGTGAAGGTGGCGAAGGTGACGGGTGACTGGGTCCGCCACGAGGGGCAGAACAAGATCCATTACTTCGCGCTCATGGCGGACAACTCGGATTACTACGAGGTCTGCTACAACGCAAAGGACATGACCTGGCAGCTCACCCGCGTCTGGATGGAAGGGTGACACAGCGTGCGGGTCGTCCTGCACCTCGACATGGATTCGTTTTTCGCCTCGGTGGAGGAGAAGCTGAACCCACGCCTCAAGGGGAAGCCGATCCTCGTGGGGGGCACCGAGCGGCGCGGCGTCGTGGCCTCGGCGAACTACGCGGCGCGCCCCTTCGGAATCCGCGCGGGAATGCCCATAGCGGAGGCGAAGAGGCTCTGCCCGCACGCGGTCTTCGTCGAGGGTAATCCGCAGAAGTACGTCCACACCTCATTACAAGTCCTCGACGCATTGAAGAGCTTCACGCCAGCGGTCGAGCCGTTCAGCATCGACGAGGCGTTTCTCGACCTCACGCAGGTGCCTTATGCGGGGAAGCCAGGCGCCGAAGAGCGCGATCCGGCCGCAATCCTCGACTCCGCGATCCCGGTCGCCCACGCGATTCAGCGCGCTGTGATGCGCCGCGTGGGGCTCACCGCCACGATCGGCATCGCACCGAACAAATACGTCGCGAAGATGGCGAGCGGGGTGCAGAAGCCTCGCGGGCTCACGGTGCTGACCCTCGAGCGCTACCGGATACGCTTCTGGGATCGAGGCGTCGAGGAGCTGTGGGGAATCGGAGAGAAGACGCGCGTCGCGCTCTCGAAGCTCGGCATCCGCACGATCGGGCAGCTCGCGAAGTTCCCGCGCGAGTTTCTCACGTATCACTTCGGGCTGAACGGCGAGAA
The genomic region above belongs to Candidatus Eisenbacteria bacterium and contains:
- a CDS encoding methyltransferase domain-containing protein — translated: MNDASSFPTDYDEYAATYAWARRAVPWIVSPLARIVGALPADTAVLEIGCGTGNYIRALAESRSELVYAGFDLSEPMLQEARGWRSNATFVHGDAAKEFPFPNERFALAFAVDVIHHIEDIPRFLTEAHRVLVPGGHLVIVTDSEDTLKRRSLTAFFPEILAIELIRYPTIARLHKEAERAGLRLDSQEQAAGWIPLDGEFLGRLEAKCSSAMRLIAAEKHAAGMDRVRAAAARGEQWLSCYDVLRYVRPARAATA
- the lexA gene encoding transcriptional repressor LexA, whose product is MEPVDREQAILDMIAGSLREQGRPPTIREIGEAFGIASTNGVRYYLDRLEKAGKIRRDRWTSRGIEIQHIPASAPASVRAIPERASEHITTTRNAIEIPLLGRVAAGAPILAEENIEDVLIVDGAFVRPGKHFALRVKGDSMKNAGILDGDVVIVHHEAPLRSGEIAVAVIGDEATVKRYFPRRDKVLLIPENEAYEPIEVRPSDPDFRLAGKVVGVFRRLG
- the dinB gene encoding DNA polymerase IV; this translates as MRVVLHLDMDSFFASVEEKLNPRLKGKPILVGGTERRGVVASANYAARPFGIRAGMPIAEAKRLCPHAVFVEGNPQKYVHTSLQVLDALKSFTPAVEPFSIDEAFLDLTQVPYAGKPGAEERDPAAILDSAIPVAHAIQRAVMRRVGLTATIGIAPNKYVAKMASGVQKPRGLTVLTLERYRIRFWDRGVEELWGIGEKTRVALSKLGIRTIGQLAKFPREFLTYHFGLNGENMQEAALGRDENPVVPYYDGIPVKSMGHEITLPSDISDKDALLAQLLRLSDMVGRRLRADHYLGRIVSVKIRDSKFRTTIRQRALPEVIDDEHEIFHTASLLLDEHWDGRPLRLIGVSMSGLVNAAGHYQHSLFGEDEHRRKMLEAVDSLRDKFGESSLVKAGVLR